TTAGTGTactatttcagtatatttcagtatatttcgttatatttcaatgtatttctaatttatgaaatagtttctgatatatttcattgtattccattgtacatacacatactacaattttatatttcttaaacaatcaaccatatttcattgtatttcagtgtatatttttctgtatttggaagtatttctaaaagtttgaaatggagtaatttggagagagaaacgtgggttgttagggaacttcaacagttatgcgtcatacatggttgatttaatttgacttaccatttaaaatgaaagaagagaatttattccataaatacagcctatttttaccctgccaaattttgtatttcagtgtatttcaaaaatgcgaacTCTCCCAGATTTTGTTTTTTCGTGCATTtccctgtatttcaaaaacgcgaaatacaaccAAATACAACAAAAACTAGCTACGATTTATAAATATAGAAAAAGTAGCTATAAATTGTTACAAGCTATTAAAAGACAGTTGTTTATGTAAGTTTCACTAAATTTAAACAAGTAGCGACCTACTATTAAAGGAATGCCATTAAATAGTGATAGGCCAATATAAAGCCCACCCACAATTAGGACCCGGATCCAAAACGTTTTCCACCGAGAAGCGACAGTGACTTTTGTCATCCCCAACAAATAATGGACTAGTTTTAAGTCTTTCCTGCGCATTCGCGTGTGACTTATTTCTCGTAATCCTCATTAATTTGCTTCCAAATCTCAGATATCTAATCTTTTTATATAACTGTAGATCCACTAGCAAGTAGcaatctttcttttccttttaattagttatatataaatgtatattaaTTAAACCATCCTGGAAGCTTCACTTCCAGGATGGTTTACTGGGATAGATGAATCCAAATAATTTTATACAGGACTGGTTAATTCAGTTTATGATAAGATCCAAGTTTCTTAACAGCTTGTTCTGGTAGAATTCCATGACTATTAGCTTGGACAGATTGATGCCAATAAAAAGATAAAACTGAGCTGGTTCGTCATAGGCTGTATCAGAAGCTATTGAAATTCATAGAAGATCCATTGACTGATTCCTCTATCTCAGGGAACCGAAATTCAATTAGGTTTGGCTCTTGAAAGTCAGAATGCGACTTTATCAGTGAAGAGGAGACTGGCTTCTGAAGCAGTAAGCTACTATGGCCAGGTACTTAACAATGCTGATTTATTTGCTGGAAATTTCCCCCCTTATTACTCCAAATCAACTTGACAATTCCTGCTTATTCATTTTTGTCTTAGTTTGCTTTTTGCATCATATGATTGTATATCTAacttttttcttccctttttttttttttttttttttaatttaaactcCTTCAGGCTCTTTGCTGCTTGTCTGGAGATAATAATTTCCATGGAACAGCAAAAAAGCATATGTCGTTCATCAAATGGAAGTACCTCGAAGCAAAGGTTTATTTTCCTACCAAAATTGTTGATTTCTTGTTATGCTTTTCTCGTGTTGCTTGCTCATACATATGTTAACGGCATTGTCAGGCTGCAGCTTACTACTACCACAGTATAATCGTTGACAAGGGCACAGAACTTTCCTGCCACGTCAGTGCAGTATGCTGTTTCCTCGCAGCTGAAGAACTACTTGCACAGAGTAAAAAGGCCTCCTTAAGTTTTTGCCTTGCAGAACCTGTCACCAGGTTTTTATGTCTTTGCTCTTTTTAGTTACATTGCAAACAAAGACCATTACAGAAATACTAACTTTAATTCCTTCTTGTGTTTTCCTAGAACTCCTCCAGCATGGGGTGTTATGAAACATTTGAACAAAAAAGTCCCTGAAACTGCTGCCAAGAAGTCTCAGATATATGGCTACCTTTTGGACCAAGAAAAGTGAGGCTTACAGCTTACATAATATTGATACTTTCTTCTTCTGTTTACACAGTCAGTCCCTTTTTAGTATTGGCAACTTTAAGGATATTTAGTCATTTTAACAGAAAATAGTGTTTATTACTGTGGCACTTTTTCACCAAACACATGAACTACTTATTTTCAGCTTGAGCACTTTTAGGCAAACATGTATCTATTTATCTTTAAATTCAGCTCCAGTACTTTTAGTATTAGCTACTTTTATTTAgctaatccaaatgggctcttacATTTAAATGTGATGACTTTGCAATTGCAGAGGTCTTCAAGTACTGCCAGATCTTCCAGAATTCCAGTTGTCGCTCAAACCTGACGACTATACATTGCCAGAAGCAGATTCAACATGGAATAGTGAAAAGTGGGATATTCCTGGACAAAGCCTCAAAGAACATCTCAAAGATTGTGAAGACGGGGCGGAAACTGAATTATACATTCGGCATTAATGTTGTCTTGTCTTCAAATATTTGTACATTTTCTTAGCTATAGAAGTGTTGTGCGGATCTGCTTGCAAGGCTCAAATAACTTGAATCTGCTTAAAGACAATGTCAATTAAGAGATAGTATGTCGCGGATGCCCATTGCTGGAACATCAATACAGGAAGATTGACATGCGATCAATCCTCTTACGTATTATTCACTAAAAGGTTAGGATGCGTTAATTCCGGTTTCTATTTCCTTTTCAGAAATGGCGCTTTGTTTATCACTCCATGGATTGTTAGCCATAAGAAATTAATGTTCTGGTCTGTAGTTTCCATGGACCTTGTCTAAATCAACAAGTTCCGTTTTGCCATTTAAATTCGATGCTCACATCTGCTTGGAGAGATTGAgatgaaaaatacaaaaaaaaaaaaaaaaaaaaaaggtgtcaaTTTTGGCATTGCAAAGCTAATCCAACCCACTTGTGCTACTTTTGTTAACTATTTTAAATAATGAATTATTTAAGTTAAAATTGAGCATACGGTGgaatccttttttctttttttttggttgaatacGGTGGAATCCTTTTACGTTGACTAAACAAAAAAGTAGTCCAATCCTTCTAGGAATCAAATTTTATTTCTACAACGAAACAAAGGAGTTAGTTCTTGTATTTCCTATAAAAGTCACTTTTGTTTCATTTAAGACAATAAAGTCATTCAAGTATCATTATTTTTATCAAAAAATACCTAAACACCTCAAAGATCTCATTCTCTCCTAGTTTGCATGTCATGTCACTAAAccccaatttttttaattttactaCAAGAcatatttaactcatcaaactcaTTTAATCAAGTTCATATTTTATATCCAATCAAATATCACTCGGTTAAAAAGCGGCGAAGGAACAAACTATCATGCAATCTAAATGAATTAGAATTAAAAGATAGAATTTTTTAAATCTGTAGATAAgttttaaaaatgaaaaaaaaaaggagttatTTTAGAGCTTTAGTTTAATATATTGGTAGATATTAACATGACAAGTTAGAATATCTATATCATAACATGCAATAAATTAAGAATAAATTATATTTCATATAAGACTAATAGTATaatatttcaaaataaaaaataagagttATAATATAATTTCATAAAATAAAGTATTATAGTAGTGGAAATTCTATACCTTTTTGCATGAGAAATAAAAAGACCTTAATGGTATGGAGATGGAAATGCCAAAAAttacaaaatacatatataagAACAAATAACTAAAAATAAAGAGGAAAAATTTACactaactttttttaaaaaaaatatatacgaTTTAGTtagatttttttaaatttatccCGATACGAATGTAATATTTGTATTATGCGTAGCTCTATTTTAAGGTGGAAAGAATATGTTATTTAATGTGGgaaaaaaaatgatatttgaaaaaaCTTGAATTTGAATAGAAAGATTAAATCACttgaattttaatttaaattgaaagATAATATATTTGAATCGAGATTAAAAAGATAGATTTAAAAAAAAGTGGCTTAATAGAAAGTATGGTTTGATTCTTTTGCCGCCAACCATGTCATATTTAATTGGTTATAAAATATGAATTTAGTTAAAtgagtttgatgagttaaatatatctattataaaattaaaaaatgggTCTTTTAGTGATATGACATGCCAACTAGGAGAAAAAGAGGCTTTTGAGGTGTTTAGgtattttttgagaaaaataatgATACTTGAGTGACCTTATTGTCTTAAATAAAACAAAAGTGATTTTTTTAGAAAATTTCCAAAACTTGGATCATCATCCAAGGAATTAACTCTCAAACAAAGTTATAAATAGAATTACTACATCAACGCTTAACCCTATTTCAAAAACACAAAACAACATTATATTCTGAGTTAATTGCCCAGATGGTCACTCAGATTTAGGGAATTTTCTACAAAAgtcatttttatttaatttaggACAATGAGTCACTCATGTATCACTATTTTCCTCAAAAAGTACCTATACACTCAAAAGTGTCTTTCTCTCCTAGTTGACATGTCACGTcattacactactaaaaaaacagggtTTTTTGACCAAATAATTTCGACCTCACTTTTTGGTCGAAAAAaaatcgaccacatgaggtcgaaattttcagatttttttttttttttgatttcgaCCTTATGTGGTCGATATTTAAACGGAAAATAAAATTTCCACCGCATGAGGTTGAAACTtatttttgtacaaataataaatgaaaaaaacattttaaaaaatttaattatataaataaaacaattaattaaaaaaaaagcatATTTCGACTGCATGCGGTCGAAAATTAGTCAAAATTAGTCAAATTTGGTCAAATCTGACTTAATTATTTCGACCGCACGCGGTCAAAATAATAAATTTGAAAAATTTAATGTACTCCCCCAACATCAATCGTGCAATTCTCACCAAAAATACCAAAACCTAATTTTATCCCAAACTCCCGCCCCCACCACACCCCTACCCCGCCGCCGACGCCCCATCCCCACCACACCCCTCCCCGCCGCCGACGCCCCATCCCCACCACTGCCTGTCCTTCGTTGCCGCCCTTGCTGTCCGCCAAGTACCTTCTTTAATTGTTTATTTTTTGCATCTTTTATGATATGTGTGGTAGTTCTAATTTCTTGGTCCTTCAACCTTTTTAGAGGGGGGAACCACAGAAGCAAGTTGACTAGTGATGTAGCTGGGGAGCTTAGTGATACATCTGTAAGTTGTGAGGAAACTAGATCCAATTCTCAGGCTATTGCATTTTCTCCATTGGAGCAGCAAGTGCTGAAGAAGGTTGTTATCTTTTCCTTCTACCCATTATTAGTTTACCTTCTGTTGATCCACTAAAATTTGCCTAGAAATGCTATTACTGAAAACATGGTGAGTTATGGAATCTAAAGCTCTTGATGATATCTTTTTAGAACCTTTTTCTCTGTTCCTTTATTTTCCTCATTTCCTGTATGTTGGCCTATAGATTGAACAAAAAGGAAAAGTTAAGGAAGTCTGTGTAAGCTAAGTATCCTGTTCATCTTTATATTTTTGCAACGAATAATATATCCTGGAAATATTGGAAAATGGCCATGTAATGCATGCCTCTTGGAGTCTTGGTCCTCTTTTTGGGTACAATTTAAACCTTCTCATTTACAAgtttaaagaaaaaaattcttttcTGTACCATGATAGTGTACGTTATTTTCAACTTCAGCAAGGTGAATAAATTGGAAGAGGTGGAATTGCAAGTGTATGCAAGTGGTTTGATTTCATGTTTATTTATTCTCCCTACAAGAACAACGTTCGATACCAAACAAGTTGGGGTCGATATTAATCTTCACTAATCATGTTCAATTTTGAATTTACAGATCTCATCTTAAATATCATCACTAGTATGAAAGAAATAAGTAGTAAGTTAACACTGATTATGTTGTTTAATTGGACAGCTACGGGCAAAATAACCATGAGAATTAATTTGTGGTCTTTATCAGTGTTCTGCAAAGCAGTATGTGGTGTACTTTCATATGGCTGTTGGTGGTGTTTTTAAGGATAATGCTTCAAGCGTTGAGTTTAGAGTTGAGTCTTGCTTTGACATTGTTTTTAGTATGTTTCTGTGGGTTTCTGCAATATAATTATCCCTCCACTAATGTCTTGCAGTTTCAAGTagtttattaatttttttatttttttttggtatagaAATCTATGTGGGTCAGTTTGCTTGTGATTTGAAACTTGATGGATATTAGATCTCTTCTACTCTTTTTTAACCGACAGTATGGTGTCTAAAAGAATTAATATTTCCTCCACTAAGCAAGCATAGAAATGCTTATGGTTAGTATTGAATATATCTTAGTCGTGTTAATACGTTTACTTTAGGTCCTACTCTTTCTAAGAGTCTTTTAGTCCTATTAGAGATACTTATGCCAATAGGAAATGAAGAGAACTTCTAGTacatttcatttttattgttATTATGTATAATGTTGACTTGAGATGAATTTAAATGAGGAATATGGTTAATGAGGATTCAAATAGTTGTCTCCAACTTGTCTGAGACTGAGGCATAATAGTTGTTGCTTGTTTGCTTACTGATAAGCAGTTCTAGGATTGCTTTCACTATGCTTTTTGGTGTTTAAATTTATTGGTTGGTGTTGCAATATAGTTGACTCGCAGATGCAGCAGAGCTATGCTACCTCCAAGCAAGTAAAGTCCACAACTTGAACCTTTTGAGTCAATACTCATCAAGTGTACTAGCTATGCGCTTCCTAGATTTTTGTCAAACTACCATGACGTTTGTGCCTATTCTCCAGTTACAATGTAAGGTGAAGAGGTGGTTCAGATTATTGAACTGGATTTAGTCTATCTCATTTTTGTTGGATGGAAAAGAAAAACTGAAAAGGAATGACGAAATTAATGGAAGTTATTGCTTACAAATTTATTGAAGTCTAGTCATCCACGTTTAAATATGAGCTTGCAAAATTGTGGGTCCTGATCAATGTCTTCTCTTTCTACTTTTATCAGTGTAGTTTTTCCTTTTCTCTCATTCTCTCCCTCTTTTTCAATTTTAGTTACTCTTTTCTCGGAAGGTGTAACTATGAAAGCTTGTGGTTAACTATTAAAAGACAAAAGGTTAGGGACCTTATGGCTATTCTTGTGTTAAAAATTGTTTGTTGTGATCCTCCTATGTTGGTAGATTTGGTGCTTGTTTGTTGGAAGGGTAGGAACTTTCAACTCCAGTGTCCTTATAGCTAGCGGATCAATTTGTTAGATTTGCTTTAGATTGAATTCGTTAGTAGTTTAACGAATTTCCGGCTCCTAGAGACACCAGTGGCTAAGTATAAAGCAGGAAATCCATAGAGCATTGGGCTTAAGGTATTCATATCAGAATGTTTTTTAGTAAAACATCTTTTTTCTTGTTTGTAATACAAATATAGGTCTCTCATTGTGTCTTGGGTTTTTTGTTTATTGATGTTGTATGTTTGTTTTTGCAGCCCCAGGTGATTACAGTGGTTCTGAAAGTTCACATGCATTGTGAGGCTTGTGCTCACGAAATCAAGAGGCGTATACAAAGAATGAAAGGCAAGTTTATTAATTTTGCTATTATTTTCTtcactctttttcttttatttaattaatttgggAGTAGTAGGAGTACTATTTTGATTCATTATGCTGATTTTCTGATTATGCTTTTGTTACACTTTTCAGCTGTATTTGTTAATTAAAGGacgtttcttttctctttttcggATCTCTACAATAACATTGGATACTTAAGGATCTCTATATTCTATATATGTACCTTTCTCAATCAGTACATTCTTTTATTAGTTAGTAGGAATAGAATATTCAATTCTTAAAGATTCTCTTAAAATTCTTCAGTTTTGAATTTAATTCAAGCACATGTCCTCCACTACTAATGAATCTTTGGAATCATTAGTAATAGTATTGACTGTTGGGTATCATCAAAAGTTGCATATATGACTTAGGAAATTGATACCatacataattaattaattaattttcatGGAAGAACCAGCAGGGGCACCAGCTaaagaagaagcagcagcaacACAAGCTAAAGAAGAAACTGTTCAAAACAAGTTTAGGTATTTTATGAATTGTGCTGATAACATGTTTTGCATTTCGATAAATTGATCTAACTTTACTATGTAGAATGTGTTTGCACCCTGTTTGAAAAGATCAATATGAAAATATTGCTATGTCACAAGAAGACGTAGTTCATGCTCTTGTTGATGAGGATAATGGGGAGGAATCGGATCATGTCTGTAACACCCAACGTTGACTTTTGGATTGTAATATTGCTATGTTTTCTTggatatgtattttttttatgatagttttaattcgaattagatgtacttttgaaggtgaatttgattgtAGGAAGTAGTTTATGGATGTTTTAACTTtacgatgtttaagtgtttgaatatAGAAAGTAGTTTATAGTTGTTTAACTTTACGATGTtcaagtgtttgaatgtagttttaaggatatttagaagtactttaaattgaaacttgaggttgaatttgatttTAGAATGTGAAGTTTATGATTGTAGAAGTACTTTGATGAATTGGACGTGTTGATGAATTGCATTGTTGATTTGGTTGATGAGTGTGATTGGCAGGTGGGCTGCTGTAAAAGCAGCTGAATGTTGGAAATTTTTTTCTagattttcgacctcatgaggtcgaaaattcACCCAGATATTGATAATTTTCGACCTCATAAGGTCGAAATTGTactcaaaaattaaaatttcgaCCGCACGAGATCGAAAATCTGGGCAACATtttgaatttcgacctcatgaggtcgaaatctggc
Above is a genomic segment from Lycium barbarum isolate Lr01 chromosome 12, ASM1917538v2, whole genome shotgun sequence containing:
- the LOC132624767 gene encoding uncharacterized protein LOC132624767, producing the protein LSQGTEIQLGLALESQNATLSVKRRLASEAVSYYGQALCCLSGDNNFHGTAKKHMSFIKWKYLEAKAAAYYYHSIIVDKGTELSCHVSAVCCFLAAEELLAQSKKASLSFCLAEPVTRTPPAWGVMKHLNKKVPETAAKKSQIYGYLLDQEKGLQVLPDLPEFQLSLKPDDYTLPEADSTWNSEKWDIPGQSLKEHLKDCEDGAETELYIRH